The following coding sequences lie in one Oncorhynchus masou masou isolate Uvic2021 chromosome 20, UVic_Omas_1.1, whole genome shotgun sequence genomic window:
- the LOC135506949 gene encoding zinc finger protein 329-like has product MANCMVFHTQIASVMEVLANAAVAEICKLVDDDYAVFRLEITQSQKENRALRKKLQLLELKVSRERAERTIRPRSVKILDRYRGMARGHLTLGHRSIVKPAGHNTWRDDQPITVDEGSGTSTQHVIMIESADAEAAGPGGSSLVKQERTEGDNPQHSRNIQTGAAAGVAHPVVTEDLSTAAMPQPRTRHSIAEVSGKPNGVLKRETDRETLTVTKRLLHTGSDHRSDTERLGLGRLGCPPAPTSEYLLYGDLRTVHSHLDSGDATEAGNDPSCSYTPEMEPVNMALGLETQTDQSREDWNRYSSNVYSEGCLDKKGEVIVVDEVTVKVEGNTPPTWNADSHLGDGYSQGRDFLDYRESLETNPNVATHSPLHTLRDRDPVFTSMGPSDSHSRVLFDQVLNSNERARAQVQERGTTSGGSKKKQFLCMFCNKGFSCPQKVEIHQRVHTGVKPFSCAQCHMRFAEAGTLKRHQRVHTGEKPFVCHVCRASFSHSFNLKRHQRVHTGENHTASPSVRSSPTSTS; this is encoded by the exons atggctaactgtatggtttttcacactcaaatagcctccgTCATGGAGGTGCTAGCGAATGCCGCTGTGGCAGAGATCTGTAAACTCGTAGATGACGACTATGCAGTATTTCGTTTGGAAATTactcaaagccagaaagaaaacagggcATTGCGGAAGAAACTACAGCTGCTGGAACTGAAGGTGTCACGGGAGCGCGCAGAGAGGACCATTCGTCCTAGAAGTGTCAAGATCCTCGACCGATACAGAGGAATGGCAAGAG GACATCTCACTCTAGGCCACAGGAGCATTGTGAAGCCTGCCGGACACAATACATGGCGAGATGACCAACCCATCACTGTTGATGAggggagtggaacctcaacccagcacGTTATCATGATTGAG TCTGCAGATGCAGAAGCTGCAGGTCCTGGAGGATCATCTCTGGTCAAGCAGGAAAGGACTGAAGGAGACAACCCACAACACAGCAGAAACATCCAGACTGGAGCAGCGGCTGGAGTGGCGCACCCTGTAGTCACTGAGGACCTATCCACCGCCGCCATGCCCCAGCCCAGGACCCGACACAGCATCGCGGAGGTCAGTGGAAAGCCGAACGGCGTCCtcaagagagagacggacagagagacttTAACTGTCACAAAAAGGCTCTTACATACAGGATCTGACCACagatcagacacagagagactggggctggggagactgggctgTCCTCCTGCTCCCACCTCAGAGTATTTACTTTATGGTGACTTGAGGACAGTTCATTCCCATCTGGACTCAGGTGATGCGACAGAAGCTGGCAATGATCCGTCTTGTTCTTACACCCCAGAGATGGAACCTGTCAACATGGCTTTGGGTTTAGAGACACAGACTGATCAGTCTAGAGAGGACTGGAACCGGTACAGTAGTAATGTATACTCTGAAGGGTGCCTAGATAAGAAAGGGGAGgttatagtggtagatgaggtGACTGTGAAAGTAGAGGGTAATACTCCTCCCACATGGAATGCAGATAGTCACCTAGGAGATGGATACTCACAGGGCAGAGATTTCTTAGATTATAGGGAAAGTTTAGAGACAAATCCAAATGTCGCGACCCACTCCCCTTTACACACGCTCAGGGATCGCGACCCAGTGTTCACATCAATGGGGCCTTCCGATTCACATAGCCGCGTCCTTTTCGatcaggtattgaactcaaaCGAGAGGGCTAGAGCCCAGGTTCAGGAAAGGGGAACAACATCAGGCGGTAGTAAAAAGAAACAgttcctctgcatgttctgtaacaaaggcttcagctgcccccagaaggtggagatccaccagagggtccacacaggggtgaAACCCTTCAGCTGTGCCCAGTGTCACATGCGCTTCGCAGAGGCTGGCAcactgaagaggcaccagagggtccacacaggggagaaaccctttGTCTGCCACGTGTGCCGGGCAAGTTTCTCCCACTCATTCAACCTGAAGAgacaccagagggtccacacaggggagaatcaTACAGCTTCCCCCAGTGTGAGAAGTTCTCCCACCAGCACCAGCTGA